Proteins from a genomic interval of Narcine bancroftii isolate sNarBan1 chromosome 12, sNarBan1.hap1, whole genome shotgun sequence:
- the igfals gene encoding insulin-like growth factor-binding protein complex acid labile subunit isoform X1, with amino-acid sequence MTETGKVYHDSCFVLVIICLRFILLLGTKSWLPSQEQTHNKNVTCPQVCTCIYDDYSEELNVYCSSHNLSSIPKDVPIGAKTAWFDCNNLTVLPSHTFRNMRNLDFLNLEKDHIINIEPHAFYGLKQLVHLHLERNRLKSLPPNVFLHTPSLGSLSLNNNNFGKIEETLFYGLPHLWYLNLGWNNLAVLPAASFHNLSKLRELILAGNRLSYLQPPLFVNLTELKELDLSGNLLRIIKRNIFVKLTKLQKLYLSNNQISTIMPRAFMGMKSLRWLDLSHNRLTVLHEETFSGLLNLHVLRVLNNSIVGLQHRTFRELHFLEELQFGYNKIKILPENIFEGLVQLEVLTLNDNQIQEIKPGAFVGLHDVAVLNLSSNSLRNLPEYTFKGLRKLHSLHLENNAVTRIQPNSFSGLIRLRRLFMQKNHISVINNQSLSDLQQLMELDFRYNKLIQLSPHAFTGISNLEYLLLKSNKLAHIPDITFQPLQRLSWLDLSENFIEFFYNHTFKPLTRLKYLNLKSNSLRYFPEQFLKQPSELEQLLLDGNKWHCDCLLKPLRDYCLENPQVVPRYFESTIERDESLTLVYTYNNITCASPQAIACTDLRDISEDYFVNC; translated from the exons ATGACCGAAACTGGTAAAGTTTATCACG ACTCTTGCTTTGTTTTGGTTATTATTTGTCTGAGGTTCATTTTGCTCCTGGGGACAAAATCATGGCTACCATCACAGGAACAGACACATAACAAAAATGTCACATGTCCTCAAGTATGCACCTGCATTTATGATGACTACAGTGAAGAACTGAACGTCTACTGCAGCTCTCATAACCTCAGCAGCATTCCCAAAGATGTACCAATTGGCGCCAAAACAGCTTGGTTTGATTGTAACAACCTCACAGTTCTTCCATCCCATACTTTCAGAAACATGAGGAATCTAgacttcttgaacctagagaaAGACCACATCATTAACATAGAGCCACATGCCTTCTATGGTTTGAAGCAACTGGTCCACCTCCATTTGGAAAGGAACAGACTGAAAAGCCTGCCACCAAATGTATTCCTCCACACTCCGTCTCTTGGCTCACTTAGTTTGAACAACAACAACTTTGGCAAGATTGAAGAAACATTATTTTATGGCCTCCCCCATCTCTGGTACCTGAATCTGGGTTGGAATAATCTTGCAGTGTTGCCTGCAGCAAGCTTTCATAATCTGTCCAAGTTACGGGAGCTTATTTTGGCTGGTAATAGGTTAAGTTATCTGCAGCCACCACTATTTGTCAACCTGACAGAACTAAAAGAACTTGATCTGTCTGGAAACCTGTTGAGAATCATCAAGAGGAACATCTTTGTGAAATTGACAAAACTTCAAAAACTTTATTTGAGCAACAATCAAATTAGTACCATCATGCCCAGAGCTTTCATGGGAATGAAATCTCTCAGATGGTTAGACTTGTCCCACAACCGCCTTACTGTATTACATGAAGAGACCTTCTCTGGACTCTTAAACCTTCACGTACTTCGAGTTCTCAACAATTCCATTGTAGGGTTGCAGCACAGGACATTCAGAGAACTTCACTTTCTGGAAGAACTCCAGTTTGGgtacaacaaaatcaaaatcctTCCTGAAAATATATTCGAGGGCTTAGTCCAATTGGAAGTCCTCACTCTGAATGATAATCAGATACAGGAGATCAAACCAGGGGCATTTGTTGGTCTCCATGATGTAGCTGTACTTAATCTATCCAGCAACTCTTTGAGAAACCTACCAGAATACACCTTCAAGGGGCTTCGCAAGCTTCATAGCTTGCACTTGGAAAATAacgcagtcacaagaattcaaccAAACTCATTTTCTGGACTGATCAGACTTCGAAGACTCTTCATGCAAAAGAATCACATTTCAGTTATCAATAACCAGAGCCTCAGTGACTTACAACAGCTTATGGAATTGGACTTCAGATACAATAAACTCATACAGCTCTCTCCTCATGCCTTCACAGGAATATCAAATCTGGAATATCTGCTGTTAAAGAGCAATAAACTTGCACATATCCCTGACATCACCTTTCAGCCACTTCAGCGGCTCTCTTGGCTCGATTTGTCGGAGaactttattgagtttttctaCAATCATACTTTTAAACCACTGACCAGGTTAAAATATCTTAACCTCAAGAGCAATTCATTAAGGTATTTCCCAGAGCAATTTCTGAAGCAGCCATCAGAACTAGAACAATTGTTGCTGGATGGTAATAAGTGGCATTGTGACTGCCTGTTGAAGCCTCTTAGAGATTACTGTCTGGAAAATCCCCAAGTGGTACCCCGTTACTTTGAATCCACAATAGAAAGAGACGAAAGTCTAACCCTCGTATACACATACAATAATATCACATGTGCCAGCCCACAAGCCATTGCTTGCACAGATCTGAGAGACATTAGTGAGGACTACTTTGTTAACTGCTAA
- the igfals gene encoding insulin-like growth factor-binding protein complex acid labile subunit isoform X2 translates to MSKSMDSCFVLVIICLRFILLLGTKSWLPSQEQTHNKNVTCPQVCTCIYDDYSEELNVYCSSHNLSSIPKDVPIGAKTAWFDCNNLTVLPSHTFRNMRNLDFLNLEKDHIINIEPHAFYGLKQLVHLHLERNRLKSLPPNVFLHTPSLGSLSLNNNNFGKIEETLFYGLPHLWYLNLGWNNLAVLPAASFHNLSKLRELILAGNRLSYLQPPLFVNLTELKELDLSGNLLRIIKRNIFVKLTKLQKLYLSNNQISTIMPRAFMGMKSLRWLDLSHNRLTVLHEETFSGLLNLHVLRVLNNSIVGLQHRTFRELHFLEELQFGYNKIKILPENIFEGLVQLEVLTLNDNQIQEIKPGAFVGLHDVAVLNLSSNSLRNLPEYTFKGLRKLHSLHLENNAVTRIQPNSFSGLIRLRRLFMQKNHISVINNQSLSDLQQLMELDFRYNKLIQLSPHAFTGISNLEYLLLKSNKLAHIPDITFQPLQRLSWLDLSENFIEFFYNHTFKPLTRLKYLNLKSNSLRYFPEQFLKQPSELEQLLLDGNKWHCDCLLKPLRDYCLENPQVVPRYFESTIERDESLTLVYTYNNITCASPQAIACTDLRDISEDYFVNC, encoded by the coding sequence ACTCTTGCTTTGTTTTGGTTATTATTTGTCTGAGGTTCATTTTGCTCCTGGGGACAAAATCATGGCTACCATCACAGGAACAGACACATAACAAAAATGTCACATGTCCTCAAGTATGCACCTGCATTTATGATGACTACAGTGAAGAACTGAACGTCTACTGCAGCTCTCATAACCTCAGCAGCATTCCCAAAGATGTACCAATTGGCGCCAAAACAGCTTGGTTTGATTGTAACAACCTCACAGTTCTTCCATCCCATACTTTCAGAAACATGAGGAATCTAgacttcttgaacctagagaaAGACCACATCATTAACATAGAGCCACATGCCTTCTATGGTTTGAAGCAACTGGTCCACCTCCATTTGGAAAGGAACAGACTGAAAAGCCTGCCACCAAATGTATTCCTCCACACTCCGTCTCTTGGCTCACTTAGTTTGAACAACAACAACTTTGGCAAGATTGAAGAAACATTATTTTATGGCCTCCCCCATCTCTGGTACCTGAATCTGGGTTGGAATAATCTTGCAGTGTTGCCTGCAGCAAGCTTTCATAATCTGTCCAAGTTACGGGAGCTTATTTTGGCTGGTAATAGGTTAAGTTATCTGCAGCCACCACTATTTGTCAACCTGACAGAACTAAAAGAACTTGATCTGTCTGGAAACCTGTTGAGAATCATCAAGAGGAACATCTTTGTGAAATTGACAAAACTTCAAAAACTTTATTTGAGCAACAATCAAATTAGTACCATCATGCCCAGAGCTTTCATGGGAATGAAATCTCTCAGATGGTTAGACTTGTCCCACAACCGCCTTACTGTATTACATGAAGAGACCTTCTCTGGACTCTTAAACCTTCACGTACTTCGAGTTCTCAACAATTCCATTGTAGGGTTGCAGCACAGGACATTCAGAGAACTTCACTTTCTGGAAGAACTCCAGTTTGGgtacaacaaaatcaaaatcctTCCTGAAAATATATTCGAGGGCTTAGTCCAATTGGAAGTCCTCACTCTGAATGATAATCAGATACAGGAGATCAAACCAGGGGCATTTGTTGGTCTCCATGATGTAGCTGTACTTAATCTATCCAGCAACTCTTTGAGAAACCTACCAGAATACACCTTCAAGGGGCTTCGCAAGCTTCATAGCTTGCACTTGGAAAATAacgcagtcacaagaattcaaccAAACTCATTTTCTGGACTGATCAGACTTCGAAGACTCTTCATGCAAAAGAATCACATTTCAGTTATCAATAACCAGAGCCTCAGTGACTTACAACAGCTTATGGAATTGGACTTCAGATACAATAAACTCATACAGCTCTCTCCTCATGCCTTCACAGGAATATCAAATCTGGAATATCTGCTGTTAAAGAGCAATAAACTTGCACATATCCCTGACATCACCTTTCAGCCACTTCAGCGGCTCTCTTGGCTCGATTTGTCGGAGaactttattgagtttttctaCAATCATACTTTTAAACCACTGACCAGGTTAAAATATCTTAACCTCAAGAGCAATTCATTAAGGTATTTCCCAGAGCAATTTCTGAAGCAGCCATCAGAACTAGAACAATTGTTGCTGGATGGTAATAAGTGGCATTGTGACTGCCTGTTGAAGCCTCTTAGAGATTACTGTCTGGAAAATCCCCAAGTGGTACCCCGTTACTTTGAATCCACAATAGAAAGAGACGAAAGTCTAACCCTCGTATACACATACAATAATATCACATGTGCCAGCCCACAAGCCATTGCTTGCACAGATCTGAGAGACATTAGTGAGGACTACTTTGTTAACTGCTAA